A portion of the Carya illinoinensis cultivar Pawnee chromosome 11, C.illinoinensisPawnee_v1, whole genome shotgun sequence genome contains these proteins:
- the LOC122281132 gene encoding peptidyl-prolyl cis-trans isomerase NIMA-interacting 4: MGKDSKSKDSKSKDSGSKGKGKQAAGGADENSSKGKGKGGKSADGLGTCTYVKARHILCEKQGKINEAYKKLEDGWLSNGDKVPPAEFAKVAQEYSECPSGKKGGDLGWFPRGKMAGPFQEVAFSTPVGATSAPFKSTHGYHIILSEGRKN; encoded by the exons ATGGGAAAGGACTCGAAGTCAAAGGACTCGAAGTCAAAGGACTCAGGATCAAAGGGAAAGGGAAAACAGGCTGCAGGTGGAGCTGATGAGAATTCATCTAAGGGTAAAGGGAAAGGTGGGAAGTCAGCAGATGGGCTTGGCACCTGCACATATGTCAAAg CAAGGCACATCTTATGTGAGAAGCAAGGAAAAATTAATGAAGCTTACAAGAAGCTGGAGGATGGTTGGCTTAGCAATGGAGATAAGGTTCCTCCAGCTGAGTTCGCAAAG GTAGCTCAAGAATACTCTGAATGCCCATCAGGGAAGAAAGGTGGAGATCTTGGATGGTTTCCACGTGGTAAGATGGCTGGGCCATTTCAGGAGGTTGCCTTTAGCACACCTGTTGGAGCTACCAGTGCACCATTCAAATCAAC ACATGGATACCACATTATCTTATCTGAAGGGAGAAAGAACTGA
- the LOC122281131 gene encoding galactoside 2-alpha-L-fucosyltransferase-like, with translation MKRFKKNLDDDNDNHSEKRLDSDIHSFMVDPDRKSGYNPIRLMGITVVCLMVISVLFSASVILKDPPSDGIRETRVLQVGSEKGSEDDASQSFGLPKDQLLGGLLSAGFDKGSCLSRYQSVEYHKELLHKPSSYLISRLRRYEALHKQCGPYTESYNKTLEQLKSGHYTGPSECNYVVWISFSGLGNRILTLVSSFLYALLTNRVLLVDPGVDVADLLCEPFPDVSWFLPTDFPLKNQFNNFNQESPQCYGKMLKNTTISNLNRLMPPSVYLHLVHDYDDHDKLFFCDGDQHFLQKVPWLIMKTDNYFIPSLFLIPSLEQELMNLFPKKETVFHFLGRYLFHPTNQVWGLITRYYEAYLAKADERIGIQIRVFDTGTGPFQHVLDQILACAMTENLLPEINRQQHIISPSGTNKSKAVLMTSLSAGYFEKIRDMYWEHPTVTGEVVGIYQPSHEEYQQTEKLFHNRKAWAEMYLLSLSDVLVTSSWSTFGYVAQGLGGLRPWILYKPENQTAPNPPCQRAMSMEPCFHAPPFYDCKAKVGIDTGKIVPHVRHCEDMSWGLKLVD, from the exons ATGAAAAGGTTCAAAAAAAACTTGGATGATGATAACGATAATCATTCAGAAAAGCGTCTAGATTCGGACATTCACAGTTTTATGGTAGATCCTGATAGGAAATCCGGTTACAACCCAATAAGGCTGATGGGGATCACTGTGGTCTGTCTGATGGTTATTTCGGTCCTGTTTTCAGCGTCCGTGATTCTCAAAGACCCACCTTCAGATGGTATTAGGGAAACAAGGGTTCTTCAAGTGGGATCCGAAAAAG GTTCCGAAGACGATGCCTCTCAGTCCTTTGGGCTGCCAAAGGATCAACTGCTTGGTGGCTTGCTTTCTGCTGGATTTGATAAAGGATCTTGTCTCAGCAGGTATCAGTCGGTTGAATATCACAAGGAACTATTGCACAAGCCTTCCTCTTACCTCATTTCTAGGTTGCGAAGATATGAAGCTCTCCACAAACAATGTGGTCCATATACTGAATCATATAACAAAACCTTGGAGCAACTGAAATCTGGTCATTACACTGGACCCTCTGAATGTAATTATGTAGTTTGGATTTCCTTTAGTGGATTAGGGAATAGGATATTAACCCTGGTTTCATCATTTCTCTATGCTCTCCTCACAAACCGAGTTCTACTTGTTGACCCTGGAGTTGATGTGGCTGATCTTTTATGTGAACCATTTCCAGATGTTTCCTGGTTTCTTCCCACGGATTTTCCCCTTAAAAATCAGTTCAACAATTTCAATCAGGAATCTCCCCAATGTTATGGAAAAATGCTGAAAAATACCaccatttcaaatttaaataggTTGATGCCCCCTTCTGTCTACCTTCATCTAGTCCATGATTATGATGACCATGATAAGCTTTTCTTCTGTGATGGAGATCAACATTTTCTGCAGAAAGTACCTTGGTTGATCATGAAAACAGATAACTACTTCATCCCCTCTCTTTTCTTAATCCCTTCTTTAGAGCAAGAATTGATGAATCTCTTCCCAAAGAAGGAAACTGTTTTCCACTTTTTGGGCCGATATCTCTTCCACCCCACAAATCAGGTGTGGGGACTCATTACCAGATACTATGAAGCATATTTAGCTAAAGCAGATGAAAGAATAGGCATCCAGATCAGGGTCTTTGATACTGGGACTGGTCCATTTCAACATGTGTTGGATCAGATCCTGGCTTGTGCAATGACAGAGAATCTGTTGCCAGAAATCAACAGACAACAACACATTATCAGTCCGTCTGGAACTAATAAATCCAAAGCTGTGCTGATGACATCTTTAAGTGCTGGGTACTTTGAGAAGATCAGGGACATGTACTGGGAACATCCAACTGTAACAGGCGAGGTTGTTGGCATATACCAGCCGAGCCATGAAGAGTATCAACAAACAGAGAAGCTCTTTCACAACCGGAAGGCATGGGCAGAGATGTATTTACTGAGCCTCTCAGATGTGTTGGTCACAAGCTCATGGTCAACTTTTGGGTATGTAGCTCAGGGTCTTGGAGGGTTAAGGCCATGGATACTCTACAAGCCTGAGAATCAGACAGCACCAAACCCACCTTGTCAACGAGCCATGTCAATGGAACCTTGCTTCCATGCACCTCCCTTCTATGATTGCAAAGCAAAAGTAGGTATTGACACGGGTAAGATTGTTCCTCATGTGAGGCATTGCGAGGACATGAGTTGGGGCCTTAAGCTTGTTGATTAA